In Mycoplasmopsis cynos, the following are encoded in one genomic region:
- a CDS encoding DNA-directed RNA polymerase subunit beta, translating to MAENKRYIMRKFGPKTERRDYSVTKQTLELTDILSTSKESFDNFMKKRIQEVLLEAYPITTGTVKLDYVKNSIDIEYPFKKITSETEEINKCKAKGINFSSKIYIQLQKENTTTGERKTDRVLLGEIPYMTSGGSFIINGSEKVIVSQLVRSPGAYFGVGVRNKQSDDLFNKLEILPRIGSWLEISHKVTTNTLDTVKVKVDKNKNIQLGTFLASFGFKEKQIRKLFGNNALLDETLKKDKILEKTSEDRLSISAAQEEIFRTIRKGDRDTADAKKSLLPGMLFDKRRYNLSETGRYMLNNKLSLVDRITNTFLAQDIKSKTNEVLFTKGTFIDYDLAKKIQESYNNGLVATEKLEEINPEHVYYKLYRSELTQSNPQNLFNNPDLKRRIKIIRIKIYPNKKWMNDKDKEPVVVIANDPKSIEHHLLLSDIIAAISYYFNLTDGVGQDDDPDSLVNKRIVSVGELIEGQLQIALTKLEKTTKERIGAKEADKVTAKNVTNNKLITNQFKSFFNTSKLSQFMDQINPLAEVSNKRRVTSLGPGGLSRDTAQFEVRDVHSTHYGRICPIETPEGLNIGLILNFATYAKVDEKGFLKTPYYKVNDGVVDYNDVRYLTAAEEFGYSIAQSSVHVDENNRITDENLTIRRNYTYINGKNSDVDFIEVSSKQIVSVAAAGIPFLENDDANRALMGANMQRQAVPLLETEAPLIATGIESYIAKYSSYNLVAKNPGTVTFVDGSRIHIQRKESTVTDKYTLRNFERSNQGTIIQQRPLVRTGDIVEAGDILTDGSSFKDGELALGKNVLVGFTTWNGYNFEDAVIINERLVKNDVYTSIHIEEQTIQFRSSRAGDDELTKDVPNASKYSLRNLDDNGIVKIGSEVYPGDILVGRVSPKGEENPSQEDKLLYAVLGQRSPSTKDTSLKVKNGHNGTITHVEILSREKGDVLEEGIEKIVKVSIAQKRKIKVGDKMAGRHGNKGVISIVLPEEDMPYLEDGTPLDIMLNPQGVPSRMNIGQILELHLGMAAKKLNVKFVSPSFDGVKKPDIEEALIEAGFDKTGKQILIDPITGRKFDKPVSVGVMYMLKLNHMVDDKMHARSVGPYSLITQQPLGGKSQNGGQRFGEMETWALESYGATNVLQEILTYKSDDIIGRNALYSALVSGKELPTPGTPESFNVLSYELKGLGMKLEPNFNEEEDDYQVLQFESGGESE from the coding sequence ATGGCTGAAAATAAAAGATATATCATGCGTAAGTTTGGTCCTAAAACAGAAAGAAGAGATTATTCTGTAACTAAACAAACTTTAGAATTAACAGATATTTTAAGCACCAGCAAGGAAAGTTTCGATAACTTTATGAAAAAAAGAATTCAAGAAGTATTACTTGAAGCTTATCCGATTACAACTGGTACTGTTAAGCTTGATTATGTTAAGAATTCTATCGATATTGAATATCCTTTTAAGAAAATCACTAGTGAAACTGAAGAAATAAATAAGTGTAAAGCTAAAGGAATTAACTTTAGCTCGAAAATTTATATTCAATTACAAAAAGAAAATACAACAACCGGAGAGCGTAAAACTGATAGAGTGCTTTTAGGTGAAATACCATATATGACTTCAGGTGGTAGTTTTATCATAAACGGAAGTGAAAAAGTTATTGTGAGTCAGCTTGTTCGTTCTCCAGGAGCATATTTTGGAGTCGGAGTTCGTAATAAACAATCTGATGACTTATTTAACAAGTTAGAAATTTTGCCTAGAATTGGTTCATGATTAGAAATTTCGCATAAAGTTACTACAAATACATTAGACACAGTTAAAGTTAAGGTTGATAAAAATAAAAATATTCAACTTGGTACATTCCTCGCTTCATTCGGATTTAAAGAAAAACAAATAAGAAAACTTTTTGGTAATAATGCTTTACTTGATGAAACTCTTAAAAAAGATAAGATTTTAGAAAAAACTAGTGAAGATAGATTATCAATAAGCGCAGCTCAGGAAGAAATTTTTAGAACAATTAGAAAAGGTGACCGTGATACAGCAGATGCTAAAAAATCACTATTACCTGGAATGCTTTTTGATAAAAGGAGATATAACCTTTCTGAAACCGGTCGTTATATGCTTAATAACAAGTTATCATTAGTGGATCGTATTACCAACACCTTTTTAGCTCAAGATATTAAAAGCAAAACAAATGAGGTATTATTTACAAAAGGAACTTTCATTGATTATGATTTAGCTAAGAAAATTCAAGAAAGTTATAATAATGGTTTGGTTGCTACTGAAAAACTTGAAGAAATTAACCCAGAACATGTTTATTACAAATTATATCGTTCAGAATTAACTCAAAGTAATCCGCAAAATTTATTTAATAATCCTGATTTGAAAAGAAGAATTAAAATTATCAGAATTAAAATTTATCCAAACAAAAAATGAATGAATGATAAAGATAAAGAACCAGTTGTAGTTATTGCAAATGATCCAAAGTCAATTGAACATCATTTATTGCTTTCTGATATTATTGCTGCTATTAGTTATTATTTCAATTTAACCGATGGGGTCGGGCAAGATGATGATCCAGATTCACTTGTTAATAAGCGAATTGTTTCTGTTGGTGAATTAATTGAAGGACAACTTCAAATAGCATTAACAAAATTGGAAAAAACCACAAAGGAACGTATTGGTGCAAAGGAAGCTGATAAAGTTACAGCTAAAAATGTTACAAATAACAAATTAATTACAAATCAATTCAAGTCATTTTTCAATACTTCAAAATTATCACAATTTATGGACCAAATTAACCCACTTGCTGAAGTGTCAAATAAACGTCGTGTTACATCTCTTGGACCTGGTGGTCTTAGTCGTGATACTGCCCAATTCGAAGTTCGCGACGTGCATTCAACTCACTATGGAAGAATTTGTCCAATCGAAACTCCTGAAGGATTGAACATTGGATTGATTCTTAACTTTGCTACATATGCAAAAGTAGATGAAAAAGGTTTCTTAAAAACACCATATTACAAAGTTAATGATGGAGTAGTTGATTACAATGATGTTCGTTACTTAACTGCTGCTGAAGAATTCGGATATTCTATTGCTCAATCATCAGTGCATGTTGATGAAAATAATAGAATTACTGATGAAAATCTTACAATTAGACGTAATTATACTTATATAAATGGGAAAAATTCTGATGTTGACTTTATTGAAGTTTCATCAAAGCAAATTGTTTCTGTTGCTGCTGCAGGTATTCCATTCTTAGAAAATGATGATGCAAACCGTGCATTGATGGGTGCGAATATGCAACGTCAAGCAGTTCCTTTATTAGAAACAGAAGCACCATTAATCGCAACAGGTATTGAATCATATATTGCTAAATATTCTTCATATAATTTGGTTGCCAAAAACCCAGGAACTGTTACTTTTGTTGATGGTTCAAGAATTCATATTCAAAGAAAAGAAAGCACAGTAACAGATAAATATACTTTAAGAAATTTTGAAAGAAGTAATCAAGGAACTATTATTCAGCAAAGACCATTAGTTAGAACAGGAGATATTGTTGAAGCAGGCGATATTTTAACTGATGGTTCATCCTTTAAAGACGGGGAATTAGCCTTAGGTAAAAACGTTCTAGTTGGATTTACAACATGAAATGGTTATAACTTTGAGGATGCTGTTATTATTAATGAAAGATTAGTTAAAAATGATGTTTATACTTCAATTCATATAGAAGAGCAAACAATTCAATTCAGAAGTTCAAGAGCAGGTGATGATGAATTAACAAAAGATGTACCTAATGCATCAAAATATTCATTAAGAAATTTAGATGATAATGGTATTGTTAAAATTGGTTCTGAAGTATATCCTGGTGATATTTTAGTTGGTCGTGTTTCTCCAAAAGGTGAAGAAAATCCTTCGCAAGAAGATAAACTACTATATGCAGTATTAGGACAACGTTCTCCATCTACTAAGGATACTTCATTAAAAGTTAAAAATGGTCATAATGGTACAATTACCCACGTTGAAATTCTTTCAAGAGAAAAAGGAGACGTTTTAGAAGAAGGAATTGAGAAAATTGTTAAGGTTTCAATTGCTCAAAAACGTAAAATTAAAGTTGGTGATAAAATGGCTGGACGTCATGGAAATAAAGGTGTTATTTCTATTGTGCTTCCTGAAGAAGATATGCCATATCTTGAAGATGGAACACCACTTGATATTATGCTTAATCCACAAGGGGTTCCATCTCGGATGAATATTGGACAAATTTTAGAGTTACACCTTGGTATGGCTGCTAAAAAATTAAATGTTAAATTTGTTTCTCCTTCGTTTGATGGAGTTAAAAAGCCTGATATTGAAGAAGCTCTTATTGAAGCTGGATTTGATAAAACTGGAAAACAAATTTTAATTGACCCAATTACTGGAAGAAAATTTGATAAGCCAGTTTCAGTAGGTGTGATGTATATGCTAAAACTTAATCATATGGTTGATGATAAGATGCATGCTCGTTCTGTTGGACCATATTCATTAATAACTCAACAACCACTTGGAGGTAAATCTCAAAATGGTGGTCAAAGATTTGGGGAAATGGAAACGTGAGCTTTAGAGTCTTATGGTGCAACAAATGTTTTACAAGAGATTTTAACCTATAAGTCTGATGATATTATTGGACGTAATGCGCTTTATAGTGCTTTAGTTTCTGGTAAAGAGCTTCCTACACCAGGAACACCAGAATCATTTAATGTTTTAAGTTATGAATTGAAAGGTCTTGGTATGAAATTAGAGCCAAACTTCAATGAAGAAGAAGATGATTATCAAGTATTGCAATTTGAATCAGGAGGTGAAAGTGAATAA
- a CDS encoding 23S rRNA (pseudouridine(1915)-N(3))-methyltransferase RlmH: MKLNIIAVGSLSKEYQIIFNDYLKKVNYFAKVNIFEIKEQKIENIELKKEKETKLILEKIPKNSIVIYLSLNAKQLDSYEFAEKIVNVDNITFVIGGSNGVKEEFFENKINFSKLTFPHQLFRIMLIEQIYRAFTIKNNITYHK, encoded by the coding sequence ATGAAATTAAATATCATAGCAGTTGGTTCATTATCAAAAGAATATCAAATAATTTTTAATGATTATTTAAAAAAAGTTAATTATTTTGCTAAGGTAAATATATTTGAAATTAAAGAACAAAAAATTGAAAACATTGAACTAAAAAAAGAAAAAGAAACTAAACTTATTCTTGAAAAAATTCCCAAAAACTCAATAGTAATTTATCTATCATTAAATGCAAAACAATTAGATTCATATGAATTTGCTGAGAAAATTGTAAATGTCGATAATATAACTTTTGTTATCGGTGGTTCTAATGGTGTTAAAGAGGAATTTTTTGAAAACAAGATTAACTTTTCAAAATTAACATTTCCACATCAATTGTTTCGAATTATGTTAATTGAACAAATTTATCGCGCCTTTACTATTAAAAATAATATTACTTATCATAAATAA
- a CDS encoding helix-hairpin-helix domain-containing protein: protein MFEKKININIEAIKKTSNELDISVGQVKTVLNMLYEGDTVPFIARYRQNETYGLNEEQIYQIDKLFKYYEELEKRKNVIIETLKEKGLLTDELLKKINATKIKSELEAIYEPFKVGKITKATEAIKLGLEPLAKLIFNNKNPKFDINKEAQKFLTDKVTSIEVAIQQANYIIAQWISQDIEIREEIKKRILLQGLIYTKVKKTAKDEKAKFRNYYDYKIPIKYIKNHNVLAINRAVELEVVSLGFEYKFENFVSFILYKIDRKKINENNFKAPIIDALKRLILPSVEREIFNDLFARAEKSAIEIFSNSVEKLLNSPAIDNVNILAIDPGFKNGCKLAVLNKNGDVLEIGKIFPHEPLLCVSDANKYTLNLIKKHNIDIIVIGNGTASRETEYFISNLIKSKNLNNVKYTIVSEVGASVYSASKVALEEFPDLSVEEKSAINIGRKFLDPLNEYVKIDPKSIGVGQYQHDVNQKELQNYLTFKVQKVVNEIGVDINTATKSILTYVSGLSEKLAEKIVQYRRENGDFKDRKDIKNVKGLGAKTYEQAIGFLRIFNTSKYLDKTFIHPDSYELALKVINDYKLQPSDQGIDVSFLDANELVSKYNSNIYDINLILNALSKPVKRIKKDKSGFILKSSVTNFNDLKVGLNVVGTIENITDFGLFVYIGMKENLFIHINNLNIDLKLKSQFDEFFPGQTIEAIITEIDVERHRLSGKIA from the coding sequence ATGTTTGAAAAAAAAATAAATATTAATATTGAGGCGATTAAAAAAACAAGTAATGAGTTAGATATTTCAGTAGGACAAGTTAAGACAGTGTTAAATATGCTTTATGAAGGTGATACGGTACCTTTTATTGCTAGATATCGTCAAAATGAAACTTATGGTTTAAATGAAGAGCAAATTTATCAAATCGATAAACTTTTTAAATATTATGAAGAACTCGAAAAGAGAAAAAATGTTATTATTGAAACTTTAAAAGAAAAAGGTTTATTAACCGATGAATTATTGAAAAAAATAAATGCAACAAAAATTAAAAGTGAGCTTGAAGCAATTTATGAACCATTTAAGGTTGGCAAAATAACTAAAGCAACAGAAGCTATTAAACTTGGGTTAGAACCATTGGCTAAACTAATTTTTAACAACAAAAATCCAAAGTTTGACATTAATAAAGAAGCCCAAAAATTTTTAACTGATAAAGTGACATCGATTGAAGTAGCGATTCAACAAGCTAATTACATTATTGCTCAATGAATTTCCCAAGACATTGAAATAAGAGAAGAAATTAAAAAAAGAATTTTGCTACAAGGTCTTATATATACTAAAGTTAAAAAAACGGCCAAAGATGAAAAGGCAAAGTTTAGAAATTATTATGATTATAAAATACCGATTAAATACATTAAGAATCATAATGTTTTAGCTATAAATAGAGCAGTTGAACTTGAAGTTGTTTCACTAGGTTTTGAATATAAATTTGAAAATTTTGTATCATTTATTTTATATAAAATCGACCGTAAAAAAATTAATGAAAATAATTTTAAAGCACCAATAATTGATGCTTTAAAAAGATTGATTTTGCCTTCAGTCGAAAGAGAAATATTTAATGACTTATTTGCAAGAGCAGAAAAGTCGGCCATTGAAATTTTTTCAAATTCTGTTGAGAAACTTCTTAATTCGCCCGCGATTGATAATGTTAATATTTTAGCTATTGATCCAGGATTTAAAAATGGATGTAAGCTAGCCGTTTTAAATAAAAATGGCGATGTTTTAGAAATTGGAAAAATTTTTCCCCACGAACCATTATTGTGTGTAAGTGACGCAAATAAATATACTTTAAATTTAATTAAAAAACACAATATTGATATTATTGTAATCGGTAATGGTACTGCTTCAAGAGAAACAGAATATTTTATTTCAAATCTCATTAAATCAAAAAACCTTAATAATGTTAAATATACTATTGTTTCAGAAGTAGGAGCAAGTGTTTATTCTGCTTCAAAAGTTGCATTAGAAGAATTTCCTGATCTTTCTGTTGAGGAAAAAAGCGCAATTAATATTGGTAGAAAGTTCTTAGATCCATTAAATGAATATGTGAAAATTGATCCAAAGTCAATAGGAGTTGGACAATACCAACATGATGTAAATCAAAAAGAATTACAAAATTACCTTACATTTAAAGTTCAAAAAGTTGTTAATGAAATTGGTGTAGATATAAACACTGCAACTAAATCAATTTTGACTTATGTTTCAGGTTTAAGTGAAAAACTTGCTGAAAAAATTGTGCAATATCGAAGAGAAAACGGTGATTTTAAAGATCGAAAAGATATTAAAAATGTTAAAGGACTTGGAGCTAAAACATATGAACAAGCCATTGGATTTTTAAGAATCTTTAATACAAGTAAGTATTTAGATAAAACTTTCATTCATCCTGATTCATATGAATTAGCTTTAAAAGTAATTAATGATTACAAATTGCAACCTTCTGATCAAGGTATTGATGTATCATTTTTAGATGCTAATGAATTAGTATCTAAATATAATAGTAATATTTATGATATTAATTTAATCTTAAATGCACTTTCTAAACCAGTAAAAAGAATTAAAAAAGACAAAAGCGGATTTATTTTAAAAAGTTCTGTAACCAACTTCAATGATCTAAAGGTAGGATTAAACGTTGTTGGAACTATTGAAAATATTACTGATTTTGGTTTATTTGTTTATATTGGAATGAAGGAAAATCTTTTCATTCATATTAACAATTTAAATATTGACTTAAAGTTAAAAAGTCAATTTGATGAATTTTTTCCAGGCCAAACTATTGAAGCGATAATAACAGAAATTGATGTCGAAAGACATAGATTATCAGGAAAAATTGCATAA
- a CDS encoding class I SAM-dependent methyltransferase, protein MNNNDKKVFHNQNTLFKYGNAALNIKLWNSEKYLITKYAKLDDNILDLGVGSGRTSFGMYELGYQNISAIDISSSMIEQAKWINQKLNYKILFEIQDATKLSFNKNAFDFALFSFNGWAGIPSENARIKALKEIFRTLKPGGIYIFSTHLRNDERYLKNYQKYLVSCDEFKYEMYGDYIFKNQEDHYDFMHLYSLNELLNLIKINTKFQVIKVLDRDRNFIESQMVLEFADNTTFFVLKKPFNTEI, encoded by the coding sequence ATGAATAATAATGATAAAAAGGTTTTTCATAATCAAAATACATTGTTTAAATATGGAAATGCAGCATTAAACATCAAACTTTGAAATTCTGAAAAATATTTAATTACTAAATATGCCAAACTTGATGATAATATTTTAGATCTTGGAGTAGGGTCTGGAAGAACTAGTTTTGGAATGTATGAATTAGGTTATCAAAACATTAGTGCAATCGATATTTCTAGTTCAATGATTGAACAAGCAAAATGAATTAATCAAAAGTTAAACTACAAAATTTTATTTGAAATTCAAGATGCTACAAAACTTAGTTTTAATAAAAATGCTTTCGACTTTGCTTTGTTTTCTTTTAATGGTTGAGCTGGTATTCCATCAGAAAATGCAAGGATTAAAGCTTTAAAAGAAATATTTAGAACATTAAAACCTGGCGGTATTTATATTTTTAGCACTCATTTAAGAAATGATGAGCGATATCTCAAAAATTACCAAAAATATTTAGTATCATGCGATGAATTTAAATATGAAATGTATGGAGATTACATTTTCAAAAATCAAGAAGATCACTATGATTTTATGCACCTGTATTCCTTAAACGAATTATTAAATCTAATTAAAATAAATACTAAATTTCAAGTTATTAAGGTTCTTGATAGAGATCGAAATTTCATTGAATCTCAAATGGTGTTAGAATTTGCTGATAATACTACTTTTTTTGTACTTAAAAAACCTTTTAATACTGAAATATAG
- a CDS encoding LppA-related lipoprotein yields the protein MKQKMIKASIFSALNFSPIVALSSCNYTSQTKAPEDEIRNSKNPNTSNTLNKKEDNENLNNNPPKSDPTNPESPKTNSKKDDTTTQTPSQNNHSSDSSKNPQKNQKNESMSNDSSNNTIDQTEGIIPEQDDIFDFSDLNNFKLEYDIDSSFYKGIDAISARERLRTLDEFKTLIGYYSSISQDIKNKYDITIIDLDKIQEDNLNGILSNIKIKFQAKNNTKHFTIKTIILKGFKVNQINEKNNPKDTFLSPKSISGPLSKTFASLVGAMLMYNANINAFNQLQNKEDGAINYETIEDFQKNSNYFKDQSIRLNQALKNSFFDTINKDNNNPEFDYKILQVKPDDVNGTLGIQVEIFDLEGSQHKSSRIQKEYTFNGFKKLTDQKVKDFINFTITPESLKDVVIKNKYIHKKFKDLYNENKNKKERVELNNLFDQKLLNHLKKSIFKKIMISFINDDLYNLTEQITLDKIISTKTKYSIYPFVMNFSNNIIKDFKVYFDYDSSRNEQLVKFDFKFGLIPFLTNSFTNMQEFYNSNSSEIELNKTYWFSASKLNE from the coding sequence ATGAAGCAAAAAATGATTAAAGCTAGCATTTTTAGTGCATTAAATTTTTCGCCAATTGTAGCTCTTAGTTCATGCAACTATACTTCTCAAACTAAAGCTCCAGAAGATGAAATCAGAAATAGTAAAAATCCCAATACTTCAAATACTTTAAATAAAAAAGAAGATAATGAAAATCTAAATAATAATCCACCAAAAAGTGATCCAACTAATCCTGAAAGTCCAAAAACAAATTCAAAAAAAGATGATACAACAACACAAACACCTAGTCAAAATAATCACTCTAGCGATAGTTCAAAAAATCCGCAAAAAAACCAAAAAAATGAATCAATGTCTAATGATAGCTCAAATAATACAATTGATCAAACAGAAGGAATTATTCCAGAACAAGATGATATATTTGATTTTTCAGATTTAAATAATTTTAAACTTGAATATGATATTGACTCATCGTTCTATAAAGGAATTGATGCTATTTCAGCAAGAGAAAGATTAAGAACTCTAGATGAATTTAAAACATTAATAGGGTATTATAGTTCAATTTCACAAGACATTAAAAACAAATATGACATAACCATTATTGATTTAGATAAAATCCAAGAAGATAATTTAAATGGAATATTAAGTAATATAAAAATTAAATTCCAAGCAAAAAATAATACTAAACACTTTACAATAAAAACTATCATTTTAAAAGGGTTTAAAGTTAATCAAATAAATGAAAAGAACAATCCAAAAGATACATTTTTAAGCCCTAAAAGTATATCTGGTCCATTATCAAAAACATTCGCTTCATTAGTTGGAGCAATGTTGATGTATAATGCAAATATAAATGCTTTTAATCAATTACAAAATAAAGAAGATGGTGCAATAAATTACGAAACAATTGAAGATTTCCAAAAAAATTCAAATTATTTTAAAGATCAAAGCATTCGTTTAAATCAAGCGCTTAAAAATAGCTTTTTCGATACTATCAATAAAGATAATAATAATCCCGAATTTGACTACAAAATCCTTCAAGTAAAGCCGGATGATGTAAACGGGACTCTTGGTATTCAAGTTGAAATTTTTGACTTAGAAGGATCACAACATAAATCAAGCAGAATACAAAAAGAGTATACATTTAATGGTTTTAAAAAACTTACAGACCAAAAGGTTAAAGATTTTATAAATTTCACAATTACACCTGAATCTTTAAAAGATGTTGTTATCAAAAATAAATATATTCACAAAAAATTCAAAGATCTTTATAATGAAAATAAAAATAAAAAAGAAAGAGTTGAGCTTAATAATTTGTTTGATCAAAAATTATTAAATCATTTAAAGAAATCGATCTTTAAAAAAATAATGATAAGTTTTATTAATGATGATTTATACAATTTAACTGAACAAATAACTCTTGATAAAATTATCTCAACTAAAACAAAATATTCAATTTATCCATTTGTAATGAATTTTTCAAATAATATCATTAAAGATTTTAAAGTTTATTTTGATTATGATTCATCTAGAAATGAACAACTAGTTAAATTTGACTTTAAATTTGGTTTAATTCCATTTTTAACAAATTCATTTACAAATATGCAAGAATTTTATAATTCAAATAGTTCAGAAATTGAATTAAATAAAACATATTGATTTAGCGCAAGTAAATTAAATGAATAA
- the mnmG gene encoding tRNA uridine-5-carboxymethylaminomethyl(34) synthesis enzyme MnmG: MFDKNNNFDAIVIGGGHAGVEATFALANMNLKVALISFDLNKLAMMPCNPSIGGPAKGIITREIDALGGMQGYFSDLAMIQIKMLNESKGPAVRALRAQIDKEKYSKIVFQALKDHKYVSLIEDTVEEIITNDNNEFLGLKLEQNNEIYAKVAVITTGTYMNSRILRGNEITISGPDNQKTTPKLSLSLLKHGLELQRLKTGTPPRVYADSIDFSKVEKEILDANNLNFSTRSNVKLPEQISCYLTYTNEKTHQIIEQNIKKSAMYSGLIEGIGPRYCPSIEDKVMRFRDKNRHQVFFEPETADGEIIYVNGMSTSMPVEIQKLMIKTIPGLENCNVQKWGYAIEYDALNPLQISSSLESKIIKNLFTAGQINGTSGYEEAAAQGLIAGINAGLKLKNQPALILKRNEAYIGVLIDDLVTKGTKEPYRMLTSRAEYRLLLRNDNPDIRLTKYGYQVGLISEKNYQNVVTKYQKIQAKIEELNSEFVSSKSDLAKKYQIENGLAKSKVLARPEVDPVDVLGDFEYKNELTTLIRLDGYIKKQETMAQKMIRLDNLKIPDDIDYDKVDNLATEAKQKLQKIRPNTIGQASRISGINPSDIQMLMFHIATNKKWN, translated from the coding sequence ATGTTTGATAAAAATAATAATTTCGATGCAATTGTGATAGGTGGTGGGCACGCTGGTGTTGAAGCCACTTTTGCCTTAGCGAATATGAATTTAAAAGTTGCTTTAATATCATTTGATTTAAATAAATTGGCAATGATGCCATGCAATCCTTCGATTGGCGGGCCAGCAAAAGGAATCATCACACGTGAAATTGATGCATTGGGAGGAATGCAAGGATATTTTTCTGATTTGGCTATGATTCAAATAAAAATGTTAAATGAATCAAAAGGACCTGCAGTAAGGGCTTTAAGAGCACAAATCGATAAAGAAAAGTATTCAAAAATAGTTTTTCAAGCATTAAAAGATCATAAATATGTATCCTTAATTGAAGATACTGTTGAAGAAATAATCACAAACGATAATAATGAATTTTTAGGTTTAAAACTTGAGCAAAATAATGAAATTTATGCAAAAGTTGCAGTTATAACTACTGGAACATATATGAATTCAAGAATTTTACGTGGTAATGAAATCACAATTAGTGGACCAGATAATCAAAAAACAACTCCAAAATTAAGCCTTTCGCTATTAAAACATGGTTTAGAATTACAAAGATTGAAAACAGGTACTCCACCAAGGGTTTATGCAGATTCAATAGATTTTTCAAAAGTTGAAAAAGAAATTTTGGATGCTAATAATTTAAATTTTTCAACTAGATCTAATGTAAAACTTCCAGAACAAATATCTTGTTACTTAACTTATACCAATGAAAAAACACATCAAATTATTGAACAAAATATTAAAAAATCCGCAATGTACTCTGGTTTAATTGAAGGAATTGGTCCAAGATATTGTCCAAGTATTGAAGATAAGGTAATGCGTTTTAGAGATAAAAATCGTCATCAAGTATTTTTTGAACCTGAAACTGCAGATGGTGAAATAATTTATGTAAATGGAATGTCAACTTCAATGCCTGTTGAGATACAAAAATTAATGATTAAAACCATTCCGGGATTAGAAAACTGTAATGTGCAAAAATGAGGTTATGCAATTGAATATGATGCACTAAATCCATTGCAAATTTCAAGTTCATTAGAATCAAAAATCATTAAAAATCTTTTTACAGCCGGACAAATTAACGGAACAAGTGGATATGAAGAAGCAGCAGCGCAAGGATTAATCGCAGGTATTAATGCTGGATTAAAACTCAAGAATCAACCTGCATTAATTTTAAAAAGAAATGAAGCTTATATCGGCGTTTTAATTGACGATTTAGTAACAAAAGGGACCAAAGAACCATATCGTATGCTCACTTCCAGAGCTGAATATCGCTTATTATTAAGAAATGATAATCCTGATATTAGATTAACTAAGTACGGATATCAAGTAGGATTAATTTCAGAAAAAAATTATCAAAATGTTGTTACTAAATATCAAAAAATTCAAGCTAAAATTGAAGAGCTCAATTCTGAATTTGTTTCTTCAAAGAGCGACCTTGCTAAGAAATATCAAATTGAAAATGGTCTAGCTAAATCAAAAGTACTAGCCCGTCCTGAGGTTGATCCTGTTGATGTTTTAGGAGATTTTGAATACAAAAATGAATTAACCACCTTGATTAGACTCGATGGTTATATTAAAAAACAAGAAACAATGGCTCAAAAAATGATTCGTCTAGATAATCTTAAAATACCTGATGATATTGATTATGATAAAGTAGATAATTTAGCAACTGAAGCAAAACAAAAACTTCAAAAGATAAGACCAAACACAATTGGTCAAGCATCGAGAATTTCAGGCATCAATCCTTCTGATATTCAAATGTTAATGTTTCATATAGCAACTAATAAAAAATGAAATTAA